From the genome of Candidatus Saccharimonadales bacterium, one region includes:
- a CDS encoding site-specific DNA-methyltransferase, producing the protein MSKKLDEYTKEELISYIRQLQKDTKFGLVWNPKEEQVAIDCRTRVPVLREVSQKTIAKADEGDPTHLLLEGDNYHSLSVLNYTHAGRINVIYIDPPYNTGNKDFIYNDHYVDKEDPYRHSEWLSFMDNRLRLAKNLLASTGTIFISIDDNEYAHLKILCDKIFGEENFITSIIWQRKRGRDNSAKYFSKSHEYLLVYSRIKNAPTLNKINMDEGTKKAYRNPDNDPRGAYRLLGAWARGTQGGSRYEFISKNGKIFSERLWLFAKSRMLELDRDDRLVFVGDKVYRKLFLSEHTGSVPETVWADTSNAANAADEIKTIFGKQVFDTVKPLPFIKRILQIATDKNGIILDFFAGSGTTGHAVLQLNAQDGGKRQFILGTNNENGIAENITYERIDRVINGYSGTQGIPAKLRYYKTDFVNTNNLDSLTDKDRLEIAKEMAVMVALHENSFDQVEQTDYWQTYENNIQVTAIYYREDKTRIQEYIDKLNTQDKHVKLYIFGWGKNVGREYASKKISVEDIPEPLIELYREITK; encoded by the coding sequence ATGAGTAAAAAATTAGATGAATACACAAAAGAGGAGCTGATCTCCTACATTCGTCAACTTCAAAAGGATACAAAGTTTGGACTCGTCTGGAACCCCAAAGAAGAACAAGTTGCTATAGACTGCAGAACAAGGGTGCCGGTGCTCCGGGAAGTATCACAGAAAACAATCGCAAAGGCTGATGAAGGTGACCCGACACACCTACTATTAGAAGGGGATAATTATCATTCACTTTCCGTTCTCAATTACACTCATGCTGGTAGAATAAACGTAATTTATATTGATCCACCCTACAATACGGGCAATAAAGACTTTATCTATAACGATCACTATGTAGATAAAGAAGACCCCTACAGGCATAGTGAGTGGCTGAGCTTTATGGATAATCGTCTGCGCTTGGCGAAGAACCTTCTAGCCAGTACGGGAACGATTTTTATAAGTATTGATGACAATGAATATGCCCATTTAAAAATCTTGTGCGATAAGATATTTGGCGAAGAGAATTTTATCACAAGTATTATTTGGCAGCGTAAACGCGGTAGGGATAATTCGGCTAAATATTTTAGCAAAAGTCACGAGTATCTTCTTGTGTATAGTCGTATTAAAAATGCGCCAACTCTTAATAAGATCAATATGGATGAAGGAACGAAAAAAGCTTATAGGAATCCAGACAATGATCCTCGAGGAGCGTACAGGCTATTAGGCGCCTGGGCTAGGGGCACTCAGGGTGGTAGTCGTTACGAGTTCATATCAAAAAATGGTAAGATTTTTAGCGAAAGATTATGGCTTTTTGCGAAGTCACGAATGCTTGAGCTTGATAGAGATGATAGACTCGTTTTTGTGGGTGACAAAGTATATCGAAAACTCTTTCTATCCGAGCATACCGGCTCTGTACCGGAAACGGTCTGGGCTGATACTTCAAACGCCGCTAACGCCGCCGATGAGATTAAAACAATATTTGGCAAACAAGTTTTTGATACAGTTAAACCACTGCCTTTTATAAAACGCATACTCCAGATTGCCACAGATAAAAACGGCATAATCTTAGATTTCTTTGCGGGTAGTGGCACAACAGGTCATGCCGTCCTCCAACTAAATGCCCAAGATGGTGGCAAACGTCAATTCATACTAGGCACAAATAATGAAAATGGTATTGCCGAAAATATTACATATGAGCGTATCGATAGGGTCATTAATGGGTATTCAGGCACACAGGGCATTCCTGCCAAACTGCGTTATTACAAGACGGATTTTGTAAATACCAATAACCTTGACAGTCTTACCGATAAAGACAGACTAGAGATTGCAAAAGAGATGGCTGTAATGGTTGCCCTTCATGAAAATTCATTTGATCAAGTAGAGCAAACAGACTACTGGCAAACATACGAAAATAACATACAGGTTACTGCTATTTACTACCGCGAAGATAAGACTCGCATTCAGGAGTATATAGACAAACTAAATACTCAAGACAAACATGTAAAGCTATACATATTTGGATGGGGCAAGAACGTTGGCAGAGAGTATGCTAGTAAAAAAATAAGTGTAGAGGATATTCCTGAGCCGTTGATTGAGCTGTATAGGGAGATTACTAAATAA
- a CDS encoding DEAD/DEAH box helicase family protein: MIVLKPFQEAAVSKMKDNFLMLWKSETRGANLILKAPTGSGKTTMMAQFLRDLTGEPRFTNADVAFLWITKGSLAQQSKDKLLEYYDGVSENKLLDINDLRDGVLPRNAVFFVNWEKLVSRSAENRRLRVDGDTTISFDTYIRNTHNKGREVILIIDEEHLAANTVLASDLIQNVIRPRIIIGVSATPQNSGAMTVEVPHEDVVESGLIKEKIIFQTEEDLRKFTGAETNQDEILLELAWQKRLELLQFYKDIGENINPLVLIQLPNDDQASVETGTSKRDIVVAFLKNKGVTDEEIAVWLDKDKTLNLSTVRENNSSVAFLLFKQAAATGWDCPRASVLVMFREIKNATFAIQTVGRILRMPLARHFTEPALNLGYLYTNYKRNEIVATYDKNGIGENRPTIYESKRKAHIKPLVLESTNSVRSDYNDLGDSFQQVFKHIANDFFDIQDSFDTRERIAQIEAKGLNLTPEITSDIITGVEIDDYDNFVTELKAEGSTQAQKISLHDVERLYNLYCFKIINEQTDTRMKYAPTRSWGPLKSALNVWFSNNTQLDRANYYKVIINDFLAAEKGGHSILLEIIRKALWNYRPIRVNEIVQKAEQNRERGIVSIEVPAASDRFTDLCEELDVKRNVYDRFYIGKDYKGRKNEEAFLRFIDNNEEVEWWHKNGDHGSLYFAVPYMDGEIEQLFYPDWFIKTRGKTWVVDTKSGETANSAGSRAEGLRAWLEEREGFDGGIVIPGELGTWKIFVGSEYRTDDSEQWKPFTP, encoded by the coding sequence ATGATAGTTTTAAAACCATTCCAGGAAGCTGCCGTGTCTAAGATGAAGGATAATTTCCTTATGCTGTGGAAGAGTGAAACGCGCGGTGCAAACCTAATCCTCAAAGCCCCAACAGGTAGTGGTAAGACGACAATGATGGCGCAGTTTTTGCGTGATTTAACAGGCGAGCCCCGCTTTACAAATGCAGACGTAGCATTTCTATGGATTACTAAAGGATCCTTAGCTCAGCAAAGTAAAGATAAATTGCTTGAGTACTATGACGGTGTAAGTGAAAACAAACTACTCGATATAAATGATTTGCGTGATGGCGTATTGCCGCGCAATGCAGTATTCTTCGTAAATTGGGAAAAGCTAGTAAGTCGCTCTGCTGAAAACCGTCGTCTACGAGTAGATGGAGATACTACAATAAGCTTCGATACGTATATAAGGAATACACACAATAAAGGTCGCGAAGTAATTCTTATTATTGATGAAGAGCATCTAGCTGCAAATACCGTATTGGCAAGCGACCTAATTCAGAATGTTATTAGGCCGCGTATTATTATTGGTGTATCTGCTACGCCGCAGAATTCGGGCGCAATGACTGTGGAAGTACCGCATGAAGACGTGGTAGAGAGTGGACTTATTAAAGAAAAGATTATCTTTCAGACCGAAGAAGACCTACGTAAGTTTACAGGTGCGGAAACCAATCAAGACGAGATACTACTTGAACTAGCATGGCAAAAACGTCTAGAGCTTCTACAGTTTTACAAAGATATTGGCGAAAATATTAATCCCCTGGTGCTAATACAGTTACCGAATGATGATCAAGCAAGCGTGGAGACTGGTACGAGTAAACGTGATATCGTGGTGGCATTCTTAAAGAATAAAGGTGTTACGGATGAAGAGATTGCGGTTTGGTTAGACAAGGATAAGACACTAAACCTTTCTACGGTGCGTGAGAACAACTCTTCTGTGGCATTTCTATTATTTAAGCAGGCGGCGGCCACAGGATGGGACTGTCCGCGCGCTAGCGTACTTGTAATGTTTCGTGAGATCAAAAACGCTACATTTGCTATACAAACAGTAGGGCGCATTCTGCGCATGCCTTTGGCACGGCACTTTACCGAACCGGCTCTCAATTTAGGCTATCTCTATACTAACTACAAGCGTAATGAGATAGTAGCTACCTATGACAAAAACGGTATTGGTGAGAACCGGCCAACGATTTATGAATCTAAACGCAAAGCACATATCAAACCCTTAGTATTGGAAAGTACTAACTCGGTACGTAGTGATTACAACGACTTAGGTGATTCATTTCAGCAAGTTTTTAAGCACATAGCCAATGATTTTTTTGATATTCAGGATTCATTTGACACTCGTGAACGCATTGCCCAGATTGAGGCGAAAGGCCTGAATCTCACACCGGAAATTACAAGTGACATCATCACGGGTGTGGAAATAGATGACTATGACAACTTTGTGACCGAGCTAAAAGCAGAGGGTAGCACCCAAGCGCAAAAAATATCTCTCCATGATGTAGAACGCCTCTACAATCTCTATTGCTTTAAGATTATTAATGAACAGACAGATACACGAATGAAGTATGCGCCTACTCGTTCATGGGGGCCGCTAAAGTCAGCATTAAATGTTTGGTTCAGTAATAATACGCAATTAGATCGTGCCAACTACTACAAGGTGATTATAAATGACTTTCTAGCCGCCGAAAAAGGTGGTCATAGCATCCTTCTAGAAATTATACGTAAGGCGCTATGGAACTATCGACCAATTCGTGTCAATGAAATTGTCCAGAAGGCAGAGCAAAATCGAGAGCGTGGCATAGTAAGTATTGAGGTACCTGCTGCTAGCGACCGCTTCACGGACTTATGTGAAGAACTGGATGTAAAACGTAACGTATACGACCGTTTTTATATTGGCAAAGATTACAAAGGAAGAAAAAATGAAGAAGCTTTCCTGCGCTTCATTGATAATAATGAAGAGGTAGAGTGGTGGCATAAAAATGGTGATCACGGAAGCCTCTACTTCGCTGTGCCATATATGGACGGCGAGATAGAACAATTATTTTATCCCGATTGGTTTATTAAAACGAGGGGTAAGACATGGGTTGTAGATACTAAAAGCGGGGAAACAGCCAATAGCGCCGGTAGTCGTGCTGAAGGACTTAGGGCGTGGCTTGAAGAGCGCGAAGGTTTTGACGGGGGCATAGTGATTCCCGGCGAATTAGGAACCTGGAAGATATTCGTGGGCAGTGAATATCGTACAGACGATTCAGAACAGTGGAAACCATTTACCCCATAG